The nucleotide sequence TCGGTGGGGATATCGATAATGAAAAAGGCAGAGAAGCTATGCAAGCTTTGGTTGATGTATATGAACATTGGGTTTCTAATGATCATATTTTGACCACTAATGTTTGGTCTTCAGAATTATCGAAATTAACGGCCAATGCTTTTCTAGCTCAACGGGTTTCAAGCATTAATGCCATGTCTGAATTATGTGAAGTGACTGGTGCCGATGTTAATGAAGTTTCTAAAGCTGTAGGAATGGATTCTAGGATAGGAGCAAAATTTCTAAAAGCCTCCGTTGGCTTTGGAGGTTCTTGTTTTCAAAAAGATATTTTAAATCTGGTATATATAGCCAAAAGTTTTGGATTGAATGAAGTAGCTGATTATTGGGAGCAGGTGATTATTATGAATGATCATCAAAAAAGACGTTTTGCTGCTAATATTGTAAGAACCCTATATAATACGGTTTCCGGAAAGAAAATAGCAATGCTGGGTTGGGCCTTTAAGAAGGATACAAATGATACTCGTGAAGCCGCATCTATATATGTTGCCGATTATTTGTTAAGTGAGCAGGCAGAAATTGTTGTTTATGATCCAAAAGTTACTGAAGAGCAGATCTATGCAGATTTGGATTATCTAGGTTCGAGAACAGGCGAGGAGAACAGAAAATCAGTGAAGATTGTCAATACAGCGGAAGAAGCTTGTGTTGATGCTCATGCTGCTGCCTTAATGACCGAATGGGATGAATTTTTAGATCTTGATTGGGATGCTATATATGATGAAATGTTAAAACCGGCATTTTTATTTGATGGAAGGAAATTGCTGAATAAGAAAGAAATGATTGATTCTGGTTTTAAATTTTATGCTATAGGGAATTAATTAAATAATGATATAAGATAATTCATTTTATCAATAGTTAGACTTAATTTTTAGACATGGGTAAAAACTCTAAAATATATTTAGCTGGACACCGCGGTATGGTAGTACCATTTGGAGAGCTTTAGAAAAAAACAAGAATTTACCAGGCTTCTACTTCTGAATTATACGGAGGTTTACCGGAAAATAAGAATGCAAATGGTTGCTATGATTAAACATGTCCTTTTTATCCACGTTCTCCATATGGTCTGGCTAAAATCTATGGTTTTTGGATAACAAAAAATTATCGCGAAGCCTATAATATGTATGCCTGTAATGGAATCCTGTTTAATCATTAATCGCAAAAGAAGAGGAGAGTCTTTTGTGGCTCGAAAGATTACGCGAGCCGTAGCAAAAATAGCTCTTGGTTTACAGGGTAAAATTTATTTAGGGGACCTAGAAGCGCAACGAGACTGGGACATGTGAGGGATTATGTATACATGATGTGGATGATCTTACAGGCAGACAAACCTGAAGATTGGGTGATCGCCACAAGTGTGACAACAACGGTACGAGAATTTGTTCGTATTACTTTTAAGAAAGTAGGAATCGAATTGTCTAAAGGAGAAGGAGTTGATGAAAAAGCTTTGGTAGTAGCTTGTAATGGAGATTACAATGTTGACATTGGTAAGGAAGTGCTTTCTGTAGATCCATCATATTTTCGTCCTACTGAATTAGATTTATTATTAGGGAATCTGTCCAAAGCAAAAAAAATATGATGGGTATCGGAGTATGATCTAAAGGAATTAGTAAGAGATGTGGTGAAAGGCGTTGTTTAGCTAATGAAAAGAGATGTTAATCTTTTAATGGTAGGGCATAGGGTTTTAAAACAGGTTGAATAGATTGAAGTTTTTTGAAGCTCTAAAATATTGTTAATGTTTTAAATAGGCTCAGATTATATTAGTTATTAGGTTTTAGTTAATCTGATTTTTTTAGTAGATTATTGATATATTAAAAATTTAGTTTCTTATGAAAATATTATTTACATCTGCAATTGCAAAATTTAAGATGATAAGATTTTTAATAATCATGATATTAGTTTTGATTTTACTTACATCGATGATATAGTAGATGAATTTAAAGTCCTAATCGATGAAAAACAAGGAATGAATAATTCTCCATCTTTTTGGTTTGCTAAAATTAATAATTGAAAGACTTCAATCATTAATGAATTTTATGTTAACAATTGAATAAGTATGGGTAACAAAGCGTGAAGAGAATTTTTGCCGATGGAACCAGGAGATTTTCTAAAAACCTCATCCAATGTACAAGCAATTGAAAATTATAGCTATAAAAACAAAATTGCAATTGAAAGGAGAAACAAATACTGTAAGTTAGTTTAAGAAAATTTTATAAAAAATTTTCTTAAACCTATTAAAATATATAGTCTTTTAAAATTTAAATTTAATATGAATACAAATACAAATAAGAATCTTTCGGCACTAATACGAGGTGGTCAAAAGCCTAATGGCACTGTTAAAGTTAGTGGAGCTAAAAATGCAGGTACTCGTTTATTAGCAGCAGCTACAATTTCTGATGAAATAGTTCAACTTAATAATTTTCCTACTGAGCTTGTGGATGTACAATACAAGGTAGATTTTATAAATAAGAGCGGTGGAAAAGTTGTTTTGGATAATAGTTTGGATACGGTTAGAATTGATCCATCAGGGTATGTCGATTCTTTGTTGGATAATTATGAGTATCCTATCAGGACTACATATTTATTAGTTGCAGGTCTAATCAAAAGATCAGGTAAAGCTAGAATACCTTATCCTGGTGGCTGCAAAATTGGCAACCGAGGTTATGATCTTCACATAATGGTATGGAAAAGTCTCGGGGCTAAAGTTGAGGAGAAAGAAGATTATATTGAAGTAACCGCCCCATCAGGTTTTAAAGGTGGGATTGTTAATTTTCCAATTTCTACCATTGGAGGAACTGAAAACGCTCTTATTTCAGCTTCAATTTCTGATAATGAGACTATTATTAAAAATGCATATATAAGTCCAGAAGTTGAAAGTCTTATTGCTTTTCTGAAGAGCATGGGAGTTAAAATAGAAACTGTAGGAAATAGTTATATCAAAGTTGAAGGAGCGAAATACTTAAGAGGTTCAATTTTTAATGTCATACCTGATAGAATAGAAGCTATAACCTGGATCATTTATGGCATCATATCAGGAGGTAATATAACAGTTAAAGATGTTCCCTTTGAAATAATGGATATCCCATTGATTCACTTGGAGGATGCTGGAATAAACATTTATAGAAACGATAAGAACGTGGTGGTCGGACCGGATTGCTTGGTAAACGGAGAAATTCAGCCATTTGAATTAGCTTGTGGAACGCATCCAGGTATTATTTCAGATATGCAACCTTTTTACACTTTGTTAGGCTTACATGCTGATGGAGTTAGTAGAATATATGACTATCGATATCCGGAAAGATTAAAATATTGCGAAGAGCTTAATAAATTTTATAATGATGCGATAGAATGGCAGACCGGTAAAATCAAAACAGTTGGGAAATCTAAAATTTCTTCGGCTACAGCTAAATCCACAGATTTAAGAGGAAGTATGGCAGTAGTATTAGCAGCATTAATGGCTGATGGAGATTCTAAAATAGAAAATGTAGAAATGGCTTTGAGAGGATATAATAATCTAGAAAAGAAATTGGAAGGTCTCGGAATTAATATTGAAATAACTGAAAATTTTCCTGAAAAGATGTAATGGGTTCATTTAGGAGTGATTTAATTGCAGTATCAAAAAGTAGACTCACTGTTTTAGTTTGTGGTATTGCAACAAGTATTATAACTGCTAGATTTTTAGGTCCAGAAGGTAATGGAGTAATAGCCGCTTTAACCGTTTATCCTGATATATTTATGGTATTCGGTTCTCTTGGAATTCGTCAGGTAACAACCTATTTTGTAGGTCAAAAAAAATATAGTGATAATGAAATTTTTTCAACGGTTTCATTATTATGGTTTATTAGTAGTGTTGTTAGTCTGATTGTCTGTTATTTTCTAGTTAATTATACTATAAAAAATGAATATAGTAATCATCTTTTGTTTCTGGCTATTATTCCTATCCCTTTCGCTCTTTTCAATACATACTCTTCCGGAATATTTTTAGGTAAAAACCAAATTAAAGAATTTAACGCTGTAAATTGGATACCAAATGTTATAAAGTTAATAGTTTTTGTATTGTTGATAATAGTATTTCCTTTAGATGTTAAAGGAGCTCTTATCGGTTTAGCGCTTGGTTATGTAATTCTAACTTTTTTCGTTTGGAAGAAATTAAAGCCCATTATAACAGGTTTTAAATTTATACTTAAATCAGAGGTGCTGAAACGGATGATTAGTTTAGGTGCTATTTATGCAATATCATTACTTATTATTAATCTGAATTATAAAGTTGATGTCATAATTTTAGAAAGATTATCCTCTGAAAGGCAAGTAGGACTATACACAAAAGGAGTTTCAATTGTGCAATATCTATGGGAAGTACCAACCTTATTGAGTACAATTGTGTTTGCTAGAAGTGCTTCTTCAAAAGCCCCTAAAGACTTTTCTTTTAAAGTTACCAAATTATTACGCATTTGTTTAGTAATAATTCTGTTTGGTTCTATTGTGTTTTATCTACTTTCAGAATTTATTATGGTAGCACTCTATGGTAAAGAATTTTTAGAGAGTTCGACGGTGCAAAAATATTTATTGCCAGGAATTTTTTTATTAACATTATTTAAAGTGTTAAATATGGATTTAGCTGGGAGGGGCAAGCCTTGGTTGGCTATATTTTCAACTTTACCTGCTTTAGTTTTAAACATAATATTAAATTATAGTTGGGCTGCCGAGTTTGGAGCAAATGGTGCTGCATTGGCTTCAACAATTAGTTATTCTGTTAGTGCAATTATTTTTTTGATAGTTTATTCTAGAACAGTAAACATATCTATTGGGGAAATACTTATGTTTAAAAAAGATGATTTTGATTTTTTGAGGGAAGTAAAAAATAAAATAAAAAAATGAGAGATTTTGTCAATTTTGATTTAACCAATTATAATTCATATAGACTTAAAGCAGTTTGTGAAAGAGCTTTTTTTCCGGATAGCCATGAGGATATTCGGACTTTATTCTCAAACAAATCCAAAAAAAAAATTTTAATAGGAAGCGGGCACAATATTATTTTATCAAAAAAAAAATATAGAGAAGATTTCGTTGTATTTTCAGGTAATTATGATAAAATAGAGTTAATTGGGGAAGATCAGTTAATTTGTCAAGCTGGGGCTAATATGAAACAATTAACAGCATTTGCGTTGGAACATTCTTTATCTGGGTTGGAAGTGTTTTATGATATTCCTAGTTCTTTGGGGGGTGCTGTAGTTATGAATGCAGGAGCAAGTGGTGAGGATATGAATGGATTAATTGTGAAAGTATGGTATTATAATCCAGATACAGATGAAATTGAATGTAAGGATAAGTCGGAAATTGGTTTTGAATATAGGAATAGTTTCTTTCAAAGGAATCCACATATGATTGTATGTAAAGCATTGTTGAAATTAGTGAAGAATGACAAATTAGCGATTGAAAAAAAGATGCTAGAAATAGAGAAAAAGAGATGGGCTAAGCAACCGCGAGATTTCCCAAATTCTGGCAGTGTGTTTAAAAGACCACCCAATAAGTTTGTTGGTCCAATGATTGAGGAATTAGGACTGAAAGGTTATAGAATAGGAGGAGCCATGGTATCGAATAAACATGCTGGTTTTATCGTTAACTATGATAACGCTACTGGGGAAGATATTATTAATCTTATAAAGTATGTTCAAAATCAGGTGTTAACAAAGTTTGAAGTTAACCTTGAAATAGAACAAAGAATCATTTAATATGAAAATTGGATATGCTATTTTTGGTATTAAGGAGGGCATTGGAGGACATTTTCATAGTCTAGTTACAATTGCGGGTGAAATATCTCAAGAGTTTGAGGTTTTTGTAATATGTGTTAGTGAAAAAATGAGTCCTATTATTGTAGATTCTGGATTGCCTTACATTCACATCGACTCCATTAGGCCATTTAATTCTATCTCCAAAGATATTTTAGATGTAATTAAGACTGAGGATTTATCTATGATCCACTGTTTTGATATGTTCTCATTTTATTTTGTTTCAAAGGTTTCTAATCATTGTCTTTTAACCAAATGTGGAGGAGTTAATCCTGCTTATTTTCCAAAATCCAAGTTTATTTCGCTGTTTTCTAAAGAGAATTTTGAATTTTTAAAACAAAACAAAAAATTTAAAGATTCCTACATTAGTTTGATACCTAACCGAATAAAACCTTTTGAACAAAATGTTTCCTTAATTCGTGAGCTTAAGATTGAATATTCAATTAAAGAAGATGACTTAGTGATAGTTAAAATATCAAGATTCGCCTCATACTATAAGAGGTCTTTGATTCAAACGGTGGAATTGTATGAGGAATTAATTGATTCAATGCCGTCAAAAAGAATAAAACTGATAATAATAGGGGTTGTTCAAGATGAACTTTTTTTTAATGATTTTAATAATAGAGTAAAGAATATTCCAGGAATTGTAATCGTAAATAAGGAGAAATATATTAGGGACCCCAAAGGCTTACTGTCTATCGCAGACATATGTGTTGGTAGTGGACGTAGTTTTATGGAAGCTGCGTGTTTAGGTATTCCTTCGGGTACACATAGTCAAAATGGTTCTTTTCCAAATTTAGTTGAATCAACAAATTTTAATAATTTTTTTGCCTACAATTTTTCGGAGAGGTCGGTTTCTGAGAAAAAGGATCTTGATCGTTTAGTTGATTTTAAAAAGGTGCTTTCTGATAAAGCTTATTTGGAGGAATGCTCTAGATATATGAGATATATATCTACAACTTTTTTTGATGTAAGGTCGGCTAGAAGTATTTATATTGATTTGTATTTAAAAATTATAAAGAAACCATATAACTTGCCATTAAGAGACCGTATCCTATTTAAAATTTTTATGTATTATAAATATATTAAAATTAATGGATTGCAAAAAGTATTGAGAAAAGTGATATTCAAAAATATATATGCAAGTAAATAATATATATAAGGAAAATATAAGTTCAGCTATTTCGTTATGAAATTGGTTTATCGCTATAATAAAAAAGTCGGTTGGAAAAAAGTGTAGGAAATATTAAGATAAAATGGAGTTTAGTAATTATTTCTTCTATAAGTATTTTTTTAATTACTTTTCCTGGAACCAAAAATGAATTATCGAGTGTTTATGCTCTTCTAAAGGGCCTAATTATTCTAATTCCTTTGTACTTTGTTCCATTGTATAAATTCCCTAAGCCAAAATTTTTTCGTTTGGGAATTTGTTTAGCTTTATGTCACATTATTACATTTACTAATAAGTTTGCTTACATGTCCCAGCAGTTGGATATGTTTATGCTTGAATTGATAATTCCTTTAGGTTCTTTTTTTATTTTTTCTGTTTTGAGACCTAGTCAAATTAGTTTGTTCATAATGTATTTGAATATTGGATTGATACTAGCCTGTACTCCTTACTTTTTTGGATTTTTAAGTAATGATGTTATTGATGTGGAATCTTATGATATGAAAAAATATGGAGCGAGTGGAATTTTATTTACTGGTTATTTTAAAAATATACACAATGCTTCAATAACACTTTCTGTAAGTTCAATTATTTTACTTTATAGGATGAAGAATATAGAAAAGTTGTGGGGGAAAATAGTTCTTGGTGTAATAATTTTGTTTGGGTTATTATGCGTATATAAAACTTATGTAAGAACTGCATGGGCTATGTTAGGAGCTGCATATCTCTTTAACTTTTTATATAGCAAAAAAAATTATAGACGGATATTACGCTTTATTTCTATGTCAAGTTTGGCGGTTATGGCTTTGTTGTATGCATTTATTACTTCAGAAGTTTTGCAGATGAGGTTATATGAGAAGAACGTATATGATAGTTCGGGGTTGTCGGTAGGATCTGGACGCTTAGTTTTTTGGGAAACCATGCTACAATATCTGGGAACTCTAGATATAGTTAGTTTTCTTTTTGGTACTGGGCGATATAGTGGTATGGATTATATGCAATATGCTATAGGTAAGCGACTTTTTTCGCATAATGGTTTTTTGGATGTTTTAGTTTCTTCAGGTTTTATTGGTTTATTTTTTTTTATTTTTTATATAAAATCTCTTTTTAAGTACGCCTTAGAAGTAGAGCATTACGTTGTTCTTTGGATGTTAGTTATTGCTTGTATATTTCAATCTCACCAAATTTATTGGCTACTTATAATAATAGCTTTTCTATTTGCTGAAATAATATCCAAAAGAAATTTACATGAAAATTATAAATATTAATTGAAATGATATGGTAGTCCGTTTATATAGATTTTCAAATTGGTTATATTTACATAATATGTCTATTGTAGCTAGTATCTTAACGAAATTATCCCATATTGTTTTTTCATGCTCGGTACCCTATCAAGCCGAGATAGGAAAGAATTTTAAACTAGGTCATGGTGGTCTTGGTGTAGTTATAAATAAAAAAACGAAAATAGGATATAGTTGCACTATAAGTACATGTGTAACTATAGGCGGAACTAATAAAATAGATATTGTTCCGAAGCTTGGAAATAATATTTATGTTGGTTCAGGTGCAAGAATATTAGGGCCGGTTATTATAGGAGACAATGTTGTTATAGGGGCAAATAGTGTAGTTGTAAAGGATATTCCATCTAATTGTGTGGTTGCAGGGGTTCCAGCCAAGGTGATAAAAGAAAATATTAAAATAGAGGATTATATCTAAAAATACTATGAGAATACTTATAAATGTTCCAAAATTATCGAATCCCGGAGGTGTGTCAGTCTTATATAATGTTTTGAAAATTCAAGATAGATATGATAATGTTAAACTTTTTCAAATACATAGTAAATTACCTTCTTTTTTAGGTTTTATAAAAAAGTATATAGAGTTTTTTAGCTTAGTTAAGCTTTTTGATATCATTCAGTTAAATCCATCTTTGAATAAAAAATCCTTTTTCAGAGATTCTATTTATGCTTACATAGCTAAACTTGCTAAGAAAAAACTAGTAGTTTATTGGCACGGCTGGGAAAATGATTATGAAGAGGCAATATTTAAGTCTAAATTTTTGAAATGGATTTTTAAAAAGACATTTGCGAAAGCAGATCTATCTATTGTTTTAGGTCAGGTTTTTTCTGATAAACTAAAAAATTTAGGTTTTCAGAACAGAATTATTATAGAGACCAATGCCGTTGAATCTAGATTTCTATCATTTCCATTAAAAAAAAGAGTCATCAATCAGGATGATGAAATAAAGTTACTGTTTATAGCTAGATTACAAAAAGAAAAGGGGGTTTATGAAGCAATTGAAACGTTAAAATTGTTGAATAAAGAACAGAAGAATAAATATAAGTTAATTATTGCTGGCTCAGGTAATGAAGAAGAGAAAATAGCTGCTTTGGCAAATAATGATGACTCTATTGACTTTCTTGGTTATATTAGGGATGAAGATAAACATAAGGCATTATTAAACTCAGATATTTTATTTTTTCCTACTTACTATCCAGAAGGTCTGCCATTAACGATTTTAGAAGGAATTATGTATGGATTGCCAGTTATTTCTAGGCCTGTAGGAGGAATTTCTGATATAATAATTCATGAAAGAAATGGATTCATTATAGAAAGTAAAGATGCTAAGGACTTTGCAAATGTGATAAAAAGGTTGTCTTCTGATAATAATTTGTATTCTAAAATTTCAGAGAATAATATAGAAAAGAGTTCTATGTTTATGCCTAGTTCTGTATGCGAAAGATTGATGGGATATTATAATTCAATAGTATAATAAAATTTATCTTTTAATGAAAAGTCTAGGCTTTTATTATAATAGAATTAAATCTATTTCTGTTCAAGAACTACTCTTTTACAGAACTTTTCAATTTTTCAATCAAAATATTAAACTTAAATATTTAAAAAATAATTCTAAAAAATCATATAAACTGAATGTTCCCGTAATTGATTGGAATACGAATGATTTTACAGTAGATTATGAATATAATATATTTAATAAAGTGACGGTTAATCTTAAAGAAAGTATTGATTGGTATTCAGACCCATATACTAATAAAAGACATCCGTTAATGTATTTTACATTATATAACAAACAAAATTATGATTTGTATGGAGACGTAAAATATATTTCAGATATAGGAAGATTACACTTTTTGCCGTTTTTGGCACTAAATTTCTTTAATAATAAAAACAACGAATCTCTTGACGTAATTAGAAAGCATGTAAATAGTTTTAATAGAGATGTTAAGTTTTTATATTCTATTCACTGGACAAGTGGAATAGAAGTAGCTATTAGAAATATAAATCTAATATATACTTTATTGATTTTGGATCAAATAGCGGAAGTAGATGAAATTCTCAAGAATGAAATTAAGGAATTGATATTTAAGGGTGTTACTTTTTTAAGGAACAATTTATCCTTGTATTCATCAGCAAATAATCATTTGCTTGCTGAATTGTGTGGTTTGGCCGTTTTTGATTTGATTTTTGAAACAAATCATAATAAATATGTTAAATGGTTCTTGAAGGAGGTAGACAGACAATTTAATGAAGATGGAGTTAACTTTGAATTGTCTACAGGATATCATGCAGAAACACTAGATTATACTCTCGTTGTTATATCTTTAATACAAAAACTTAAATTAGGTTATTTGTATAATATTGAGTCATTAAGGGAAAAAATTATAGCTGGAGGGTGCTTTTTGTTTAACTGTGAGGTCTATAATTTATCACATTTTGGTGATTGTGATGATGGACATTTAATATATCCATTTATGGATAAAAATTTTGACTATCATAAATCCATCTTGCAATCTATAGATATCTTATATGATACAAAATATAGTACTTCAGAAGTTATTGATAGTCGAAATTTATTGTTGTTTGGTGGAGATGTA is from Zunongwangia endophytica and encodes:
- a CDS encoding serine O-acetyltransferase — protein: MSIVASILTKLSHIVFSCSVPYQAEIGKNFKLGHGGLGVVINKKTKIGYSCTISTCVTIGGTNKIDIVPKLGNNIYVGSGARILGPVIIGDNVVIGANSVVVKDIPSNCVVAGVPAKVIKENIKIEDYI
- the murB gene encoding UDP-N-acetylmuramate dehydrogenase, yielding MRDFVNFDLTNYNSYRLKAVCERAFFPDSHEDIRTLFSNKSKKKILIGSGHNIILSKKKYREDFVVFSGNYDKIELIGEDQLICQAGANMKQLTAFALEHSLSGLEVFYDIPSSLGGAVVMNAGASGEDMNGLIVKVWYYNPDTDEIECKDKSEIGFEYRNSFFQRNPHMIVCKALLKLVKNDKLAIEKKMLEIEKKRWAKQPRDFPNSGSVFKRPPNKFVGPMIEELGLKGYRIGGAMVSNKHAGFIVNYDNATGEDIINLIKYVQNQVLTKFEVNLEIEQRII
- a CDS encoding alginate lyase family protein translates to MKSLGFYYNRIKSISVQELLFYRTFQFFNQNIKLKYLKNNSKKSYKLNVPVIDWNTNDFTVDYEYNIFNKVTVNLKESIDWYSDPYTNKRHPLMYFTLYNKQNYDLYGDVKYISDIGRLHFLPFLALNFFNNKNNESLDVIRKHVNSFNRDVKFLYSIHWTSGIEVAIRNINLIYTLLILDQIAEVDEILKNEIKELIFKGVTFLRNNLSLYSSANNHLLAELCGLAVFDLIFETNHNKYVKWFLKEVDRQFNEDGVNFELSTGYHAETLDYTLVVISLIQKLKLGYLYNIESLREKIIAGGCFLFNCEVYNLSHFGDCDDGHLIYPFMDKNFDYHKSILQSIDILYDTKYSTSEVIDSRNLLLFGGDVVCSKIRKVIDEPVDTIFKDSGYLFLYDNKSKTKLTFDFGAIGDNLLSAHGHSDQLSFTLGVNSKPVFVDNGTFQYHERYKNFRDYFRGVYAHNTLSVNGENHAKILTRMSWDKTSKAKLLQYKNNNEEAFVLVSSDVYKERFGVTLVRGINFNKRNRKIIISDEIINPQNKEISIDSIFNIHPSLSLTEKNEDGFQLINGVSLNVLNKKSLLSYESGNIEPLLAWFSEKFEHKEVGLTVISKFKNNMSEKMDYVITF
- a CDS encoding UDP-N-acetylglucosamine 1-carboxyvinyltransferase; protein product: MNTNTNKNLSALIRGGQKPNGTVKVSGAKNAGTRLLAAATISDEIVQLNNFPTELVDVQYKVDFINKSGGKVVLDNSLDTVRIDPSGYVDSLLDNYEYPIRTTYLLVAGLIKRSGKARIPYPGGCKIGNRGYDLHIMVWKSLGAKVEEKEDYIEVTAPSGFKGGIVNFPISTIGGTENALISASISDNETIIKNAYISPEVESLIAFLKSMGVKIETVGNSYIKVEGAKYLRGSIFNVIPDRIEAITWIIYGIISGGNITVKDVPFEIMDIPLIHLEDAGINIYRNDKNVVVGPDCLVNGEIQPFELACGTHPGIISDMQPFYTLLGLHADGVSRIYDYRYPERLKYCEELNKFYNDAIEWQTGKIKTVGKSKISSATAKSTDLRGSMAVVLAALMADGDSKIENVEMALRGYNNLEKKLEGLGINIEITENFPEKM
- a CDS encoding glycosyltransferase family 4 protein; translated protein: MRILINVPKLSNPGGVSVLYNVLKIQDRYDNVKLFQIHSKLPSFLGFIKKYIEFFSLVKLFDIIQLNPSLNKKSFFRDSIYAYIAKLAKKKLVVYWHGWENDYEEAIFKSKFLKWIFKKTFAKADLSIVLGQVFSDKLKNLGFQNRIIIETNAVESRFLSFPLKKRVINQDDEIKLLFIARLQKEKGVYEAIETLKLLNKEQKNKYKLIIAGSGNEEEKIAALANNDDSIDFLGYIRDEDKHKALLNSDILFFPTYYPEGLPLTILEGIMYGLPVISRPVGGISDIIIHERNGFIIESKDAKDFANVIKRLSSDNNLYSKISENNIEKSSMFMPSSVCERLMGYYNSIV
- a CDS encoding flippase, which produces MGSFRSDLIAVSKSRLTVLVCGIATSIITARFLGPEGNGVIAALTVYPDIFMVFGSLGIRQVTTYFVGQKKYSDNEIFSTVSLLWFISSVVSLIVCYFLVNYTIKNEYSNHLLFLAIIPIPFALFNTYSSGIFLGKNQIKEFNAVNWIPNVIKLIVFVLLIIVFPLDVKGALIGLALGYVILTFFVWKKLKPIITGFKFILKSEVLKRMISLGAIYAISLLIINLNYKVDVIILERLSSERQVGLYTKGVSIVQYLWEVPTLLSTIVFARSASSKAPKDFSFKVTKLLRICLVIILFGSIVFYLLSEFIMVALYGKEFLESSTVQKYLLPGIFLLTLFKVLNMDLAGRGKPWLAIFSTLPALVLNIILNYSWAAEFGANGAALASTISYSVSAIIFLIVYSRTVNISIGEILMFKKDDFDFLREVKNKIKK
- a CDS encoding nucleotide sugar dehydrogenase, with the protein product MKIKNICCIGAGYVGGPTMSVIAQKCPDINVTVVDLNEKRIAAWNDEDVENIPIYEPGLSAVVSEARGRNLFFSTDVDEAIDKADMIFISVNTPTKTYGIGKGMAADLKWIELCARQIAKIATSDKIVVEKSTLPVRTAQALKNILENTGNGVNFQILSNPEFLAEGTAVDDLLNPDRVLIGGDIDNEKGREAMQALVDVYEHWVSNDHILTTNVWSSELSKLTANAFLAQRVSSINAMSELCEVTGADVNEVSKAVGMDSRIGAKFLKASVGFGGSCFQKDILNLVYIAKSFGLNEVADYWEQVIIMNDHQKRRFAANIVRTLYNTVSGKKIAMLGWAFKKDTNDTREAASIYVADYLLSEQAEIVVYDPKVTEEQIYADLDYLGSRTGEENRKSVKIVNTAEEACVDAHAAALMTEWDEFLDLDWDAIYDEMLKPAFLFDGRKLLNKKEMIDSGFKFYAIGN
- a CDS encoding O-antigen ligase family protein, which produces MEKSVGNIKIKWSLVIISSISIFLITFPGTKNELSSVYALLKGLIILIPLYFVPLYKFPKPKFFRLGICLALCHIITFTNKFAYMSQQLDMFMLELIIPLGSFFIFSVLRPSQISLFIMYLNIGLILACTPYFFGFLSNDVIDVESYDMKKYGASGILFTGYFKNIHNASITLSVSSIILLYRMKNIEKLWGKIVLGVIILFGLLCVYKTYVRTAWAMLGAAYLFNFLYSKKNYRRILRFISMSSLAVMALLYAFITSEVLQMRLYEKNVYDSSGLSVGSGRLVFWETMLQYLGTLDIVSFLFGTGRYSGMDYMQYAIGKRLFSHNGFLDVLVSSGFIGLFFFIFYIKSLFKYALEVEHYVVLWMLVIACIFQSHQIYWLLIIIAFLFAEIISKRNLHENYKY